A single region of the Hippoglossus hippoglossus isolate fHipHip1 chromosome 17, fHipHip1.pri, whole genome shotgun sequence genome encodes:
- the kif1ab gene encoding kinesin-like protein KIF1A isoform X10, with product MAGASVKVAVRVRPFNSREIGKDSKCIIQMTGNTTTILNPKQPKENKSFNFDFSYWSHTTPEDINYASQVQVYKDIGEEMLLHAFEGYNVCIFAYGQTGSGKSYTMMGRQEDDQQGIIPLLCEDLFTKINDINNENSLSYSVEVSYMEIYCERVRDLLNPKNKGNLRVREHPLMGPYVEDLSKLAVTSYNDIQDLMDSGNKARTVAATNMNETSSRSHAVFNIIFTQKTHEMDTENTLEKVSKISLVDLAGSERADSTGAKGTRLKEGANINKSLTTLGKVISGLAELASAPNKNKKKKKVESFIPYRDSVLTWLLRENLGGNSRTAMVAALSPADINYDETLSTLRYADRAKQIRCNAVINEDPSNRLVRELKEEVARLKDLLYAQGLGDIIENLCDYKNFVNNRQAVNQRGDLSTVTHAMTGMSPSPSLSVLSSRAGSISNLHDRIFSPASEETIERLKETEKIIAELNETWEEKLRRTEAIRMEREALLAEMGVAMREDGGTVGVFSPKKTPHLVNLNEDPLMSECLLYYIKDGITKVGREDAKTRQDIVLSGHFIRDEHCTFSSTTGPQGEGCVILEPCEESETYVNGKRETSPIVLRSGNRIILGKSHVFRFNDPEQARLERERTPCAETPVEPVDWAFAQRELLEKQGIDMKQEMEQRLQELEDQYRKEREEASNLLEQQRLDYESKLEALQRQVDSRCLESPEEEEEPEEEVPWTQRETELALWAFRKWRFYQFTSLRDLLWGNAIFLKEANAISVELKKKVQFQFVLLTDTLYSPLPPDLLPPCVAKERERRPFPQTIVAVEVQDQKNGATHYWTLEKLRLRLDLMREMYDRAAELPSSAVEDCDHSLTGGDPFYDRFPWFRLVGRAFVYLSNLLYPVPLVHRVAIVSEKGEVKGFLRVAVQAISADEEAPDYGSGVRQSGTAKISFEDKHFEKFQTESCPGNMSHSNTSQEELRIVEGEGQSPEIGFSADEVNNNTCAASVEPPSSPEKSLSLGLDLPLDLSPEIALSHLKIGSTFTFRVTVLQASSISAEYADIFCQFNFIHRHDEAFSTEPLKNTGRGPPLGFYHVQNITVEVTKSFVEYIKTQPIVFEVFGHYQKQPFPPLCKDLISPLRPSRRQFPRVMPLSKPVPATKLSTLTRSTAGPCHAKYDLMAFFEICELEANGDYIPAVVDHRAGMPCHGMFLLHQGIQRRITVTIAHETGNDVEWKEVKELVIGRIRNTPEADETIIDPNILSLNILSSGYFWPKHDDKTFYRFEAAWDSSMHNSLLLNRVTPYGEKIYITLSAYLEMENCTQPTVITKDFCMVFYSRDAKLPASRSIRNLFSTGCLRPSESNRVTGVYEVTLCHVADNGSPGMQRRRRRVLDTSVAYVRGEENLAGWRPRSDSLILDHQWELEKLSLLQEVEKTRHYLLLREKLEATLQAGQDALYKSSDISDFAKSPVLSHSPSSSPALESPNQRQRELAAKCLRLLMHTFNREYSQVSSSASESKLSEMSASLMRESSSGLSTLTPSSTCPSLVEGHYDIRHTEPGSGASTPDLDPYSPVDRKKALRGYSFVPDIQEIRVSPIVSKKGYLHFLEPHTSGWVKRYVVVRRPYVYLYRSERDSVERAVINLSSAKVEYSEDKQTLLRTPNTFAVCTEHRGILLQATNDKEMHDWLYAFNPLLAGTIRSKLSRRKSVQSVPSAQRM from the exons ATGGCGGGGGCGTCGGTGAAGGTGGCGGTGAGGGTTCGACCCTTCAACTCCAGAGAGATCGGGAAGGACAGTAAATGCATCATTCAGATGACAGGGAACACCACAA CGATCCTGAACCCCAAACagccaaaagaaaacaagagctTTAACTTCGACTTCTCTTACTGGTCACACACTACG CCCGAGGACATCAACTATGCGTCTCAGGTACAGGTGTACAAGGACATCGGAGAGGAGATGCTGCTTCATGCCTTCGAAGGCTACAACGTCTGCATATTTGCATACGGCCAGACGGGATCGGGCAAAAGCTACACCATGATGGGACGACAGGAGGACGACCAACAAGGGATCATACCTCTG CTGTGTGAGGACCTGTTCACCAAGATCAATGacatcaataatgaaaacagcCTGTCTTACTCTGTGGAG GTGAGTTACATGGAGATTTACTGTGAGCGTGTACGTGACCTGCTGAACCCCAAAAACAAAGGAAACCTGCGTGTCAGAGAGCACCCGCTGATGGGACCTTACGTCGAAGATTTATCCAAGCTGGCCGTCACCTCCTACAACGACATCCAGGACCTGATGGACTCTGGAAACAAAGCCAG gaCTGTGGCTGCTACCAACATGAACGAGACCAGCAGTCGCTCCCACGCTGTCTTCAACATCATCTTCACACAGAAGACACACGAAATGGatacagaaaacacattagAAAAG GTCAGCAAGATCAGTCTGGTGGACTTGGCTGGCAGCGAGAGAGCCGACTCAACCGGAGCCAAAGGAACCAGACTGAAG GAAGGAGCAAACATCAACAAGTCTTTAACCACACTGGGGAAAGTTATTTCTGGTCTGGCTGAACTG GCCTCGGCACCAAACAAG aacaagaaaaagaagaaggtggAAAGTTTTATTCCTTACAGAGATTCAGTTCTGACCTGGCTACTGAGGGAGAACTTAG GAGGAAACTCTCGTACTGCTATGGTGGCTGCCCTGAGCCCTGCTGATATTAACTATGATGAAACCCTCAGTACCCTCCG GTATGCTGACCGTGCCAAACAGATCCGCTGCAACGCCGTGATCAACGAGGACCCCAGCAACCGTCTGGTGCGTgagctgaaggaggaggtggCTCGCCTCAAGGACCTTCTGTATGCACAGGGCCTGGGAGACATCATAGAGA ACCTGTGCGATTACAAGAACTTTGTGAATAATCGCCAGGCTGTCAATCAAAGGGGTGATCTCTCCACAGTGACCCACGCCATGACAGGAATGAGCCCCTCTCCCTCGCTGTCGGTGCTGTCCAGTCGCGCCGGGTCCATCAGCAATCTCCACGACCGCATCTTCAGCCCGGCCAGTGAAGAGACCATTGAGAGACTCAAG GAAACTGAGAAAATCATTGCTGAGCTCAATGAGACGTGGGAGGAAAAGCTGCGGCGTACTGAGGCCATCCGCATGGAGAG AGAGGCCCTGCTGGCTGAGATGGGTGTTGCCATGAGAGAAGACGGAGGCACTGTGGGTGTCTTCTCCCCGAAAAAG ACCCCTCATCTGGTGAACCTGAACGAGGACCCGCTGATGTCCGAGTGTCTGCTGTATTACATCAAAGACGGCATCACCAA GGTTGGCCGAGAAGATGCCAAGACTCGTCAAGACATCGTTCTCAGTGGCCATTTCATCAGAGACGAACATTGCACCTTCAGCAGCACCACGGGCCCTCAGGGAGAAG GATGTGTCATCCTTGAGCCATGCGAGGAGTCAGAGACGTATGTCAATGGGAAGAGAGAGACCTCCCCCATCGTTCTGCGATctg GGAATCGCATCATCCTGGGGAAGAGCCACGTGTTTCGCTTCAACGACCCGGAGCAGGCTCGTCTGGAGCGAGAGAGGACGCCGTGCGCTGAGACGCCGGTGGAGCCCGTCGACTGGGCCTTCGCTCAGCGAGAGCTGCTGGAGAAACAAGGCATCGACATGAAGCaggagatggagcagag GCTTCAGGAACTTGAGGATCAGTACCGTAAAGAAAGGGAGGAGGCCAGTAACCTACTGGAACAGCAAAGACTG gaCTATGAGAGTAAACTGGAGGCTCTTCAGAGACAGGTGGATTCTCGGTGCCTGGAGTcacctgaggaagaggaggagcctgaAGAGGAAG TGCCGTGGACGCAGCGTGAGACGGAGCTGGCTCTGTGGGCGTTCAGAAAGTGGCGTTTCTACCAGTTCACCTCTCTCAGGGATCTGCTGTGGGGCAACGCCATCTTCCTCAAGGAGGCCAATGCGATCAGTGTGGAACTGAAGAAGAAG GTGCAGTTCCAGTTCGTCCTGTTGACGGACACTCTCTACTCTCCGCTGCCGCCTGACCTGCTGCCCCCCTGCGTGGccaaggagagagaaagacgacCTTTCCCTCAGACCATCGTAGCCGTGGAGGTCCAGGATCAGAAGAACGGAGCCACGCATTACTGGACTCTGGAGAAACTCAG GCTGAGGCTGGACCTGATGAGAGAAATGTACGACCGTGCCGCAGAGCTCCCCAGCAGTGCTGTGGAGGACTGCGACCACAGCCTGACCGGAGGCGACCCGTTCTACGACCGCTTCCCCTGGTTCCGTCTTGTCGGCAG GGCTTTTGTGTACCTGAGTAACCTTCTGTACCCGGTGCCCCTGGTACACCGCGTGGCCATCGTCAGCGAGAAAGGAGAAGTGAAAGGCTTCCTCCGAGTGGCTGTGCAGGCAATATCAG CCGATGAGGAGGCCCCTGATTACGGCTCTGGTGTGAGGCAGTCCGGCACCGCCAAGATCTCCTTCGAAGACAAACATTTTGAGAAG TTCCAGACTGAATCGTGTCCTGGTAATATGTCACACTCCAACACCtcccaggaggagctgagaaTCGTGGAGGGGGAAGGACAAAGCCCTGAGATTGGATTCTCTGCAGATGAAGTCAACAACAACACGTGTGCAG CCTCTGTGGAGCCTCCCAGCAGCCCAGAGAAGAGTTTAAGTCTGGGTCTGGATCTCCCCCTGGACCTCTCCCCAGAGATTGCCCTGTCCCACCTGAAGATCGGCAGCACCTTCACCTTCAGAGTCACCGTCTTGCAGGCCTCCAGCATCTCAGCCGAGTATGCTGACATCTTCTGCCAGTTCAA TTTCATCCACCGTCATGACGAAGCTTTCTCCACTGAACCGCTGAAGAACACCGGCAGAGGACCTCCGCTGGGCTTCTACCATGTCCAAAAT atCACAGTGGAGGTGACTAAATCCTTTGTGGAGTACATTAAGACTCAGCCCATCGTCTTCGAGGTGTTCGGTCACTACCAGAAACAGCCCTTCCCTCCGCTCTGCAAAGACCTGATCAG TCCGCTGAGACCCTCCAGGAGGCAGTTCCCCAGGGTGATGCCTTTATCCAAACCAG TTCCGGCCACCAAGCTCAGCACTTTGACTCGCTCCACTGCGGGACCATGTCACGCCAAGTACGATCTCATGGCCTTCTTTGAGATCTGTGAGCTGGAGGCCAACGGAGA CTACATACCTGCTGTTGTGGACCACAGAGCTGGGATGCCCTGTCACGGCATGTTCCTCTTACATCAG GGCATTCAGAGGAGGATCACCGTCACCATCGCTCatgagacaggaaatgatgtcGAGTGGAAAGAGGTGAAAGAGCTGGTCATTG GTCGCATTCGAAACACACCAGAGGCTGATGAGACCATCATCGACCCCAACATCCTTTCTCTCAACATCCTGTCCTCCGGATACTTCTGGCCAAAACATGATGACAA gaCGTTCTACCGATTTGAGGCAGCATGGGACAGTTCCATGCACAACTCTCTTCTCCTGAACAGAGTCACTCCCTATGGGGAGAAGATCTACATCACCCTGTCTGCTTATCTGGAG ATGGAGAACTGCACTCAGCCGACAGTGATCACCAAAGATTTCTGCATGGTGTTTTACTCGCGTGACGCAAAGCTGCCGGCCTCTCGCTCCATCAGGAACCTCTTCAGCACCGGCTGCCTCCGGCCCTCAGAGAG TAACCGTGTCACAGGAGTCTATGAAGTCACTCTGTGCCATGTGGCTGACAATGGAAGTCCAG GCATGCAGCGTCGTCGCAGGCGTGTGCTGGACACCTCGGTGGCGTACGTGCGAGGAGAGGAGAACCTGGCTGGCTGGAGGCCTCGGAGCGACAGCCTCATCCTCGATCACCAGTGGGAGCTGGAGAAACTCAGCTTACTGCAGGAG GTGGAGAAGACCAGGCACTACCTGCTGCTGAGGGAGAAGCTGGAGGCGACTCTGCAGGCGGGGCAGGACGCGCTGTACAAGAGCAGCGACATTAGCGACTTCGCGAAGAGTCCCGTCCTCAGCCACAGTCCCAGCAGCAGCCCCGCCCTCGAGAGCCCCAACCAGAGGCAGAGGGAGCTGGCTGCCAAG TGTTTGCGTCTGCTGATGCACACCTTCAACAGGGAGTACAGCCAGGTGAGCAGCAGTGCCAGTGAGAGCAAG CTCTCTGAGATGTCTGCGTCACTAATGAGGGAGTCGTCATCTGGACTGAGCACGCTCACTCCATCTTCTACCTGCCCGTCACTGGTCGAGGGACACTATGACATTAG ACATACTGAACCAGGTTCAGGAGCATCCACTCCAGATCTGGACCCGTACAGCCCAGTGGACAGAAAGAAAGCTCTCCGAGGATACAGCTTTGTTCCTGACATACAGGAGATTCGCGTCAG CCCCATCGTGTCAAAGAAGGGCTACTTGCACTTCCTGGAGCCCCACACCAGTGGCTGGGTGAAGCGCTACGTGGTGGTGCGCCGGCCTTACGTCTACCTGTACCGCAGCGAGAGGGACAGTGTTGAGAGAGCTGTCATCAACCTGTCGTCTGCAAAGGTGGAATACAGCGAAGACAAACAAACCTTACTGCGG ACTCCCAACACGTTTGCTGTGTGCACCGAGCATCGTGGGATACTGCTGCAGGCCACCAATGACAAAGAGATGCATGACTGGCTGTATGCTTTCAACCCTCTGTTAGCTGGCACCATCAG GTCAAAGCTCTCCCGGAGAAAGTCTGTCCAGTCGGTCCCGTCTGCACAGAGGATGTGA
- the kif1ab gene encoding kinesin-like protein KIF1A isoform X6, with protein MAGASVKVAVRVRPFNSREIGKDSKCIIQMTGNTTTILNPKQPKENKSFNFDFSYWSHTTPEDINYASQVQVYKDIGEEMLLHAFEGYNVCIFAYGQTGSGKSYTMMGRQEDDQQGIIPLLCEDLFTKINDINNENSLSYSVEVSYMEIYCERVRDLLNPKNKGNLRVREHPLMGPYVEDLSKLAVTSYNDIQDLMDSGNKARTVAATNMNETSSRSHAVFNIIFTQKTHEMDTENTLEKVSKISLVDLAGSERADSTGAKGTRLKEGANINKSLTTLGKVISGLAELASAPNKNKKKKKVESFIPYRDSVLTWLLRENLGGNSRTAMVAALSPADINYDETLSTLRYADRAKQIRCNAVINEDPSNRLVRELKEEVARLKDLLYAQGLGDIIETYRCAGPVIDGLKYLCDYKNFVNNRQAVNQRGDLSTVTHAMTGMSPSPSLSVLSSRAGSISNLHDRIFSPASEETIERLKETEKIIAELNETWEEKLRRTEAIRMEREALLAEMGVAMREDGGTVGVFSPKKTPHLVNLNEDPLMSECLLYYIKDGITKVGREDAKTRQDIVLSGHFIRDEHCTFSSTTGPQGEGCVILEPCEESETYVNGKRETSPIVLRSGNRIILGKSHVFRFNDPEQARLERERTPCAETPVEPVDWAFAQRELLEKQGIDMKQEMEQRLQELEDQYRKEREEASNLLEQQRLDYESKLEALQRQVDSRCLESPEEEEEPEEEVPWTQRETELALWAFRKWRFYQFTSLRDLLWGNAIFLKEANAISVELKKKVQFQFVLLTDTLYSPLPPDLLPPCVAKERERRPFPQTIVAVEVQDQKNGATHYWTLEKLRLRLDLMREMYDRAAELPSSAVEDCDHSLTGGDPFYDRFPWFRLVGRAFVYLSNLLYPVPLVHRVAIVSEKGEVKGFLRVAVQAISADEEAPDYGSGVRQSGTAKISFEDKHFEKFQTESCPGNMSHSNTSQEELRIVEGEGQSPEIGFSADEVNNNTCAASVEPPSSPEKSLSLGLDLPLDLSPEIALSHLKIGSTFTFRVTVLQASSISAEYADIFCQFNFIHRHDEAFSTEPLKNTGRGPPLGFYHVQNITVEVTKSFVEYIKTQPIVFEVFGHYQKQPFPPLCKDLISPLRPSRRQFPRVMPLSKPVPATKLSTLTRSTAGPCHAKYDLMAFFEICELEANGDYIPAVVDHRAGMPCHGMFLLHQGIQRRITVTIAHETGNDVEWKEVKELVIGRIRNTPEADETIIDPNILSLNILSSGYFWPKHDDKTFYRFEAAWDSSMHNSLLLNRVTPYGEKIYITLSAYLEMENCTQPTVITKDFCMVFYSRDAKLPASRSIRNLFSTGCLRPSESNRVTGVYEVTLCHVADNGSPGMQRRRRRVLDTSVAYVRGEENLAGWRPRSDSLILDHQWELEKLSLLQEVEKTRHYLLLREKLEATLQAGQDALYKSSDISDFAKSPVLSHSPSSSPALESPNQRQRELAAKCLRLLMHTFNREYSQLSEMSASLMRESSSGLSTLTPSSTCPSLVEGHYDIRHTEPGSGASTPDLDPYSPVDRKKALRGYSFVPDIQEIRVSPIVSKKGYLHFLEPHTSGWVKRYVVVRRPYVYLYRSERDSVERAVINLSSAKVEYSEDKQTLLRTPNTFAVCTEHRGILLQATNDKEMHDWLYAFNPLLAGTIRSKLSRRKSVQSVPSAQRM; from the exons ATGGCGGGGGCGTCGGTGAAGGTGGCGGTGAGGGTTCGACCCTTCAACTCCAGAGAGATCGGGAAGGACAGTAAATGCATCATTCAGATGACAGGGAACACCACAA CGATCCTGAACCCCAAACagccaaaagaaaacaagagctTTAACTTCGACTTCTCTTACTGGTCACACACTACG CCCGAGGACATCAACTATGCGTCTCAGGTACAGGTGTACAAGGACATCGGAGAGGAGATGCTGCTTCATGCCTTCGAAGGCTACAACGTCTGCATATTTGCATACGGCCAGACGGGATCGGGCAAAAGCTACACCATGATGGGACGACAGGAGGACGACCAACAAGGGATCATACCTCTG CTGTGTGAGGACCTGTTCACCAAGATCAATGacatcaataatgaaaacagcCTGTCTTACTCTGTGGAG GTGAGTTACATGGAGATTTACTGTGAGCGTGTACGTGACCTGCTGAACCCCAAAAACAAAGGAAACCTGCGTGTCAGAGAGCACCCGCTGATGGGACCTTACGTCGAAGATTTATCCAAGCTGGCCGTCACCTCCTACAACGACATCCAGGACCTGATGGACTCTGGAAACAAAGCCAG gaCTGTGGCTGCTACCAACATGAACGAGACCAGCAGTCGCTCCCACGCTGTCTTCAACATCATCTTCACACAGAAGACACACGAAATGGatacagaaaacacattagAAAAG GTCAGCAAGATCAGTCTGGTGGACTTGGCTGGCAGCGAGAGAGCCGACTCAACCGGAGCCAAAGGAACCAGACTGAAG GAAGGAGCAAACATCAACAAGTCTTTAACCACACTGGGGAAAGTTATTTCTGGTCTGGCTGAACTG GCCTCGGCACCAAACAAG aacaagaaaaagaagaaggtggAAAGTTTTATTCCTTACAGAGATTCAGTTCTGACCTGGCTACTGAGGGAGAACTTAG GAGGAAACTCTCGTACTGCTATGGTGGCTGCCCTGAGCCCTGCTGATATTAACTATGATGAAACCCTCAGTACCCTCCG GTATGCTGACCGTGCCAAACAGATCCGCTGCAACGCCGTGATCAACGAGGACCCCAGCAACCGTCTGGTGCGTgagctgaaggaggaggtggCTCGCCTCAAGGACCTTCTGTATGCACAGGGCCTGGGAGACATCATAGAGA CGTATCGCTGTGCCGGCCCTGTCATCGAtggtttgaaat ACCTGTGCGATTACAAGAACTTTGTGAATAATCGCCAGGCTGTCAATCAAAGGGGTGATCTCTCCACAGTGACCCACGCCATGACAGGAATGAGCCCCTCTCCCTCGCTGTCGGTGCTGTCCAGTCGCGCCGGGTCCATCAGCAATCTCCACGACCGCATCTTCAGCCCGGCCAGTGAAGAGACCATTGAGAGACTCAAG GAAACTGAGAAAATCATTGCTGAGCTCAATGAGACGTGGGAGGAAAAGCTGCGGCGTACTGAGGCCATCCGCATGGAGAG AGAGGCCCTGCTGGCTGAGATGGGTGTTGCCATGAGAGAAGACGGAGGCACTGTGGGTGTCTTCTCCCCGAAAAAG ACCCCTCATCTGGTGAACCTGAACGAGGACCCGCTGATGTCCGAGTGTCTGCTGTATTACATCAAAGACGGCATCACCAA GGTTGGCCGAGAAGATGCCAAGACTCGTCAAGACATCGTTCTCAGTGGCCATTTCATCAGAGACGAACATTGCACCTTCAGCAGCACCACGGGCCCTCAGGGAGAAG GATGTGTCATCCTTGAGCCATGCGAGGAGTCAGAGACGTATGTCAATGGGAAGAGAGAGACCTCCCCCATCGTTCTGCGATctg GGAATCGCATCATCCTGGGGAAGAGCCACGTGTTTCGCTTCAACGACCCGGAGCAGGCTCGTCTGGAGCGAGAGAGGACGCCGTGCGCTGAGACGCCGGTGGAGCCCGTCGACTGGGCCTTCGCTCAGCGAGAGCTGCTGGAGAAACAAGGCATCGACATGAAGCaggagatggagcagag GCTTCAGGAACTTGAGGATCAGTACCGTAAAGAAAGGGAGGAGGCCAGTAACCTACTGGAACAGCAAAGACTG gaCTATGAGAGTAAACTGGAGGCTCTTCAGAGACAGGTGGATTCTCGGTGCCTGGAGTcacctgaggaagaggaggagcctgaAGAGGAAG TGCCGTGGACGCAGCGTGAGACGGAGCTGGCTCTGTGGGCGTTCAGAAAGTGGCGTTTCTACCAGTTCACCTCTCTCAGGGATCTGCTGTGGGGCAACGCCATCTTCCTCAAGGAGGCCAATGCGATCAGTGTGGAACTGAAGAAGAAG GTGCAGTTCCAGTTCGTCCTGTTGACGGACACTCTCTACTCTCCGCTGCCGCCTGACCTGCTGCCCCCCTGCGTGGccaaggagagagaaagacgacCTTTCCCTCAGACCATCGTAGCCGTGGAGGTCCAGGATCAGAAGAACGGAGCCACGCATTACTGGACTCTGGAGAAACTCAG GCTGAGGCTGGACCTGATGAGAGAAATGTACGACCGTGCCGCAGAGCTCCCCAGCAGTGCTGTGGAGGACTGCGACCACAGCCTGACCGGAGGCGACCCGTTCTACGACCGCTTCCCCTGGTTCCGTCTTGTCGGCAG GGCTTTTGTGTACCTGAGTAACCTTCTGTACCCGGTGCCCCTGGTACACCGCGTGGCCATCGTCAGCGAGAAAGGAGAAGTGAAAGGCTTCCTCCGAGTGGCTGTGCAGGCAATATCAG CCGATGAGGAGGCCCCTGATTACGGCTCTGGTGTGAGGCAGTCCGGCACCGCCAAGATCTCCTTCGAAGACAAACATTTTGAGAAG TTCCAGACTGAATCGTGTCCTGGTAATATGTCACACTCCAACACCtcccaggaggagctgagaaTCGTGGAGGGGGAAGGACAAAGCCCTGAGATTGGATTCTCTGCAGATGAAGTCAACAACAACACGTGTGCAG CCTCTGTGGAGCCTCCCAGCAGCCCAGAGAAGAGTTTAAGTCTGGGTCTGGATCTCCCCCTGGACCTCTCCCCAGAGATTGCCCTGTCCCACCTGAAGATCGGCAGCACCTTCACCTTCAGAGTCACCGTCTTGCAGGCCTCCAGCATCTCAGCCGAGTATGCTGACATCTTCTGCCAGTTCAA TTTCATCCACCGTCATGACGAAGCTTTCTCCACTGAACCGCTGAAGAACACCGGCAGAGGACCTCCGCTGGGCTTCTACCATGTCCAAAAT atCACAGTGGAGGTGACTAAATCCTTTGTGGAGTACATTAAGACTCAGCCCATCGTCTTCGAGGTGTTCGGTCACTACCAGAAACAGCCCTTCCCTCCGCTCTGCAAAGACCTGATCAG TCCGCTGAGACCCTCCAGGAGGCAGTTCCCCAGGGTGATGCCTTTATCCAAACCAG TTCCGGCCACCAAGCTCAGCACTTTGACTCGCTCCACTGCGGGACCATGTCACGCCAAGTACGATCTCATGGCCTTCTTTGAGATCTGTGAGCTGGAGGCCAACGGAGA CTACATACCTGCTGTTGTGGACCACAGAGCTGGGATGCCCTGTCACGGCATGTTCCTCTTACATCAG GGCATTCAGAGGAGGATCACCGTCACCATCGCTCatgagacaggaaatgatgtcGAGTGGAAAGAGGTGAAAGAGCTGGTCATTG GTCGCATTCGAAACACACCAGAGGCTGATGAGACCATCATCGACCCCAACATCCTTTCTCTCAACATCCTGTCCTCCGGATACTTCTGGCCAAAACATGATGACAA gaCGTTCTACCGATTTGAGGCAGCATGGGACAGTTCCATGCACAACTCTCTTCTCCTGAACAGAGTCACTCCCTATGGGGAGAAGATCTACATCACCCTGTCTGCTTATCTGGAG ATGGAGAACTGCACTCAGCCGACAGTGATCACCAAAGATTTCTGCATGGTGTTTTACTCGCGTGACGCAAAGCTGCCGGCCTCTCGCTCCATCAGGAACCTCTTCAGCACCGGCTGCCTCCGGCCCTCAGAGAG TAACCGTGTCACAGGAGTCTATGAAGTCACTCTGTGCCATGTGGCTGACAATGGAAGTCCAG GCATGCAGCGTCGTCGCAGGCGTGTGCTGGACACCTCGGTGGCGTACGTGCGAGGAGAGGAGAACCTGGCTGGCTGGAGGCCTCGGAGCGACAGCCTCATCCTCGATCACCAGTGGGAGCTGGAGAAACTCAGCTTACTGCAGGAG GTGGAGAAGACCAGGCACTACCTGCTGCTGAGGGAGAAGCTGGAGGCGACTCTGCAGGCGGGGCAGGACGCGCTGTACAAGAGCAGCGACATTAGCGACTTCGCGAAGAGTCCCGTCCTCAGCCACAGTCCCAGCAGCAGCCCCGCCCTCGAGAGCCCCAACCAGAGGCAGAGGGAGCTGGCTGCCAAG TGTTTGCGTCTGCTGATGCACACCTTCAACAGGGAGTACAGCCAG CTCTCTGAGATGTCTGCGTCACTAATGAGGGAGTCGTCATCTGGACTGAGCACGCTCACTCCATCTTCTACCTGCCCGTCACTGGTCGAGGGACACTATGACATTAG ACATACTGAACCAGGTTCAGGAGCATCCACTCCAGATCTGGACCCGTACAGCCCAGTGGACAGAAAGAAAGCTCTCCGAGGATACAGCTTTGTTCCTGACATACAGGAGATTCGCGTCAG CCCCATCGTGTCAAAGAAGGGCTACTTGCACTTCCTGGAGCCCCACACCAGTGGCTGGGTGAAGCGCTACGTGGTGGTGCGCCGGCCTTACGTCTACCTGTACCGCAGCGAGAGGGACAGTGTTGAGAGAGCTGTCATCAACCTGTCGTCTGCAAAGGTGGAATACAGCGAAGACAAACAAACCTTACTGCGG ACTCCCAACACGTTTGCTGTGTGCACCGAGCATCGTGGGATACTGCTGCAGGCCACCAATGACAAAGAGATGCATGACTGGCTGTATGCTTTCAACCCTCTGTTAGCTGGCACCATCAG GTCAAAGCTCTCCCGGAGAAAGTCTGTCCAGTCGGTCCCGTCTGCACAGAGGATGTGA